The following are encoded in a window of Gossypium raimondii isolate GPD5lz chromosome 13, ASM2569854v1, whole genome shotgun sequence genomic DNA:
- the LOC105782300 gene encoding ACT domain-containing protein ACR9 has protein sequence MGIPNDDVVLIQLPKDPSEPTIVTVNCPDKPGLGCDLCRTLLEFGLSITRADFSTDGRWCYMVFWLVPNVSNSCEIDWESLKNRLVSMCPSCLVPFFSFNYQQGGDGNGSTTHPLIYLLKLCCLDRKGLLHDVTRILSELQFTIQRVKVMTTPDGRVMYLVFITDGMELLHTKERRDDTREHLISVLKNYCISCELQLAGPEYENLKALPSLPPAVAEELFTYELAGKEASSKELKSDMMTLKKATVTVDNLLSPAHTLLQIQCVDQKGLFYDILRTSKDFDFQIAYGRFSSNVKSYRSLDLFIRQANGNKIVDPKHLNALCSRLQEEMLQPFRVIVVNRGPDTELLVANPVESSGKGRPRVFYDVTLALKMLGICIFLAEIGRHSTCDRQWEVYRFLLDDSHEFPLTSCRARNQLVDKVRRTLMGW, from the exons ATGGGTATTCCAAATGACGACGTCGTTTTAATCCAATTACCCAAAGACCCATCGGAACCCACCATCGTCACCGTCAATTGCCCCGATAAGCCCGGTCTCGGCTGTGATCTTTGCCGTACCCTTCTCGAATTCGGACTTTCAATCACCAGAGCAG atTTTTCGACGGATGGAAGATGGTGTTACATGGTATTTTGGTTGGTTCCAAATGTTTCGAATTCATGTGAAATTGATTGGGAAAGCTTGAAGAATAGGCTTGTTTCGATGTGCCCTTCGTGTTTGGttccatttttttcctttaattatcAGCAAGGAGGAGATGGAAATGGAAGCACAACCCATCCTCTGATTTATTTGTTGAAACTTTGTTGCTTGGACCGCAAGGGATTACTTCATG ATGTTACAAGGATACTGTCGGAGCTCCAGTTTACAATTCAAAGAGTGAAAGTTATGACAACGCCGGATGGAAGAGTTATGTACTTGGTTTTCATCACGGATGGAAT GGAACTCTTACATACAAAAGAGAGACGAGATGACACAAGGGAGCATCTAATTTCTGTTTTGAAGAATTATTGTATCAGCTGTGAGCTTCAGTTGGCAGGGCCGGAATATGAGAACCTGAAGGCCTTGCCTTCTCTCCCTCCTGCAGTAGCAGAAGAGTTATTTACCTACGAGTTGGCTGGCAAAGAAGCTAGCTCAAAGGAACTCAAATCAGATATGATGACACTGAAGAAGGCCACTGTTACTGTAGATAATCTATTGAGCCCTGCTCATACATTGCTTCAAATACAATGTGTTGATCAGAAAGGACTCTTTTATGACATTTTGAGGACTTCAAAGGACTTTGATTTTCAG ATTGCTTATGGTAGATTCTCTTCAAATGTGAAAAGCTACCGCAGTTTGGACCTTTTTATTCGGCAAGCAAATGGAAACAAAATTGTTGATCCCAAGCATCTGAATGCTTTATGTTCTCGTTTACAAGAGGAGATGCTTCAACCTTTTCGAGTGATTGTTGTCAATCGAGGCCCTGATACTGAACTCTTGGTTGCTAACCCTGTCGAGTCATCTGGAAAGGGAAGGCCCCGAGTTTTCTATGATGTTACATTGGCTCTTAAAATGCTAGGGATATGCATTTTCTTG GCTGAAATTGGAAGGCATTCGACTTGTGATCGCCAGTGGGAAGTCTACAGATTTCTTTTGGATGACAGCCATGAATTCCCATTAACAAGCTGTCGAGCTCGAAATCAGCTTGTGGACAAAGTAAGAAGAACACTGATGGGCTGGTGA